The DNA region CGCCGACCGTCGCGTACGCGGCCGAGCTGATCGACACCTACCGGCTGCCGGTCCAGCTCCGACCGCTCGAGGCGTACGTGCGGCGCGAGAGCGGCCCGTACCTGGACCCGTGGTACAAGCACCTGGCGGAGGCGTACAAGGCGACGATGGCCGACCTCGGGGTGACCGCCGACCTGTCACCGGCCGAGTTCCTGGAGGCGATGGCGGGCCACAAGTCCGTCGATCCGGGGATGGCGGCGGTGCTGTCGGCGATCAAGTCGACGGTCAAGGGCGGTATCGGCAAGCTGCGTGAGCGCCCGCAGGGCACGCGGTACCGGCCGGGGGAGCGGTGGCCGGCGTTGGAGCGGCCGACGTGGCGCCCGGACATCCGGGCGGCGGTGATCTCGGCGGCCCGGGTCAACTTGCACCGGAAAATGCTCAAGACCGCGCTGGCGACGCAGGCCGGCCCCGCGCCGACGGGTTCGGTGGTGTTCGGCGAGGACGCGCTGCTGCCGATCGCGCTGCTTTCGGACTGTGTGGTCTACCCCTCGCCGGGTCCGTCGCCGCTGGACGTGCTGCCGTACGACGCGGCGGGCAAGCCGGCGCCGGGGACGTTCCGGCTGGGGGTGTCGCCGGGGATGGTCAAGCACGAGGGGACGCGGGAGCTGTTCTGGGCGGTGGAGCTGCTGGAGCAGCGGCACAACCCGGCCCGGCACATCAAGGGCGACGGGCACGACGCCGCGGACGAGGGGGAGTAGGGCTGTGGGCGAGTTCGAGGACGCCCTGGCGCGGGCGGCGGCGAGCACCGCGACGCGGCCGATCCCGAAGTCGGCCGGCGCGCGGATGCGGTTCCTGCTGAGGGCGGAGAAGGGCTCCACCGCGGCGGTGGCCGCCCGACTCGGGGTCACCCAACGAACGGTGGAGCGCTACCTCAAGGGCACACTCCGGCGGCCGCGCAAGGACCTGGCGGCCCGCCTGGAGCGCGAGGTCCGACGCGACTGGCAGCCCCGCGTGCAGCAGCGGGCGAAGAAGCACGCCGCCTCGCGCGGCGGCATCGTCATCGAGACCCGGGCCCGCTTCGGCTTCACCGCCGCCCCCGGGTCCACCGACGACGGGCGGATCCGGCGGATCACCCAGCACCTGCCGCCGCTCTACGCCAGCCGGTTGTTCGACGCGCAGGCCGCCGGCGCCACCGAACAGCAACTCCAGAACATCGCCGCCGAAGGTCTGCAGGAGATCTACTTCAAGGACCGCGGCCGCCGCGCCCAGGGCCTAGAGGTGGAATTCACCGACATCGACTACATCGAGCTGGAGTTCTAATGGCGACCACTGATCCACCCCCCCTGACCAGCGGGTGCGCTTGGCCAGCTGAGCGCTGGCGGTGGAGGGAATCGGTGAGTCGCTCCTTGAGCATGAGGTAGTGGGGAGACGGCTACGCCTACTGAACAGCGGTGAGCTGAGTTCCGGCATGCCGCTCACGCAGGGCTCCCGGTCTGCCCTCTGGATAGGCGAAAATGCACGCGTGGTGACCGAACACGGGAACGTGGATACAGGGCGAGTCAGTCTATGGATCCAGCCAGAACCTGATCATGAAACGTGGCGTTTCAGCCTGTCCTTCCCTCCGGGGCAGCAACGGGAGGTCGCTGGGCTTTTCGGCGAACACGCCACCGAGATCGACGACCTGCAGGGGCAGGCATTCAGAGGATCTGACATGCAGGCGTTTGTTGGCCTCCTGGCCGCTGCGCCGGCGTGGATGGCTCTTGCGAGCGTCGTCAAGGCTTACCTCACCCGGCGCAAAGACCAACACATCGTCGTCTACGCCCAGGACGGGAAACCGCGCGTTGAGGTCACTGGGGATGTATCGACGGAACAGATTGAAGTACTGCTCCGAGCTGCAGCAGAAGCATCCAGCATGGACGCGGAGTCGACACGCCGAGGACGTGGAAGACGGCGAGACTGACCCGCCGCCGGACGTACTGGGTCTCCCGGCAGGAACAGGTCCAACTCCGCCTTCGCCCAGCGCACCGGCTGGTGGGGGCACGTTCTCGGAAGGTGACGGCACGAGCCTCGCCCGGCCTCCCCGCTCGGGGAGGCCGGGCGCGCTGGTACCTGGGAGGCCCGTACGCCCACCGTAGCCGCCACGGCGGCCGCGCGCTCCACCGATCGTCGGACTCTGTCCACAGGCCGGCCGCCGCCCCGTACGGGTATGACGAGCGATCACAACGACAGCACCCTGCCCGCTACCCACCCGCCGGCACCACCGCGGGGCCCCCTCCACGAGGGCCTGGAGGCCGCGGAGCGGGAGCAGTTCACCCAAGGGCGCGGCCGCGCAGTTCCGGTTCCTGCTGACCCGCACGAAGGGCTCAACAGCGGCCGTGGCTGCCCGTCTGGGCGTCTCCGCCGCACCGCGTCTCCGCCGCACCGTGCAGCGCTACGCCGCAGGCAAGCTCAGGCGGCCGCAGAAGGCCCTCCAGGCGACGCTGGCCGAAGAGACCGCGCGGGACTGGCAGCCCGGTGTTCGCGCCCGGGTCCGCGAGCAGGCCTCCAGCAGCGGGGGCTTGCGGATCACCACCCGCGCCCGCTTCGGGTTCCGGGCCGCGCTCGGCTCCACCGACGACCCGCGCCCGCGGCTCATCTCCTAGATGAGTAGTTCCGATGTGGGTTGGTCAGTGGTCGTAGGCGATCAGTGAGCGGGTGATCGGTTGGCCTGTGGTGCGGTTGTGCCAGATTGCGCAGGTCATGGCGAGGATCCGTTGACCGACCCGTGCGGTGACGCCTTCGATGGTGCGGCCGCCGTGTTGTTCGAGGCCGAGTTGGCCCTTGAGGGTGTCGTTGACCGACTCGATCAGCTGCCGGATGGGTTTGAGCAGGGCTTTTCCGGGCCGGGGCCGGCGGTTGCGGTAGGAGGGCCGGAGCAACGCGATGTCGTACTGGTCCAGGAAGCGGTCCAGTTCGGCGGAGACGTAGCCCTTGTCGGCGAGGATCAGCAGGCCGGGCCGTTCCCGGCCCAGGTCGGGTTCGTTCTCGATCAGCGCGGCCAGGACCTCGCGTTCGTCGACCTTGGGTGTGGCCAGGGCCCAGGTGATGGGCAGGCCGGCGGGGGTGCAGACCAGGTGCAGGCGCAGTCCCCAGAACCAGCGGGAGTGGGAGGCGCAGTAGCCGTAGCCGGCCCAGCCGGCCCAGCCGGCCAGGGCGGAGCGGCGGACGGTGTCACGGGAGCGGCCGCATTCCACCGGGGTGGAGTCGGTGATCCACACCGGGTCCTGCCACAGGTCACTGTGCCGGGCCAGGAGGCGTATCGCCTGCTGGATCTGCGGTCGGGCCGCCCGTAACCGCTTGTTGTAGGCCGGTCGCTGGGGCGGGTGCGGGAACATCGGGCGCAGGTGGGCGTGGGCGAAGCGGATCCAGCGGGCCTCGGAGTGGAAGCCGAGCAGCACCTGCGCGACGGACAGGCACACCAGCTCGGAGTCGGACAGGCGCGGCGGACGGCCCAGCCACCGCGTTTTCGGCAGATGATCATCGATGAGCACATACAGTGCCGTCAGGAGGGTGTTCAGTTCTTCGGCCGTCACAACCCGATGCTGAACACCCTCCCTGCCGCCCACACCCAAAACCGCAGAACCCGAGACATCGGAACTACTCGTCTAGACCGTCTCACCGGAACACGCGGGCCACATCCTCGCCGCCCGTGAGCGAGGCGCGACCGATGCCGAGTTGCAGGGGCTGGTCGCGCAAGCTCTCGGCTATGCCTACTTCCGGAATTCCGGCGGGAGAGCGGAAGGGCTGGACGTGGTTTTCACCGACGTGGAGTTTATAGATTTCGGCTTCTGAGCGACCGCCCGGTAAAGCTGGTATACTTGGCTCGCTGAGCCGAAGCGCGATAGTTGTCACAAAGGCAGGAGTATCGTCACCAGGGCTGCAGGACAGGGTGTGGTCTTGCGGTTCTTGCAGGGGCCTGCCGGCGTGCCTGTCGGACCCTGTCGATAGCGTCAGGTCATGGATCACGTCAGAGCCCTAACTGCCGACCAGTGGACGGTCATCGTTGCCGTCGTCGCCGCCCTCATCGCCGCCTGGCAGGCGTTTATCGCCCGCATGGCCGCCAGAGAGCAACTGGCCCTGTCAAAACGCATTCACCGGGAGCAGAACGAGCCGTACGTCATCGTCGATATCCAGCCCGATGCCAACCATGGGTCGCTTCTGTTGGTCATCGAGAACACCGGTCCGACCGTAGCCCGCAACGTCCGCATCTCCTGCAACCCGCCCCTCGAGTCCGGGTGGGAGCCCAGACCAGGTGAGCCGGATCTCACCCAGGTCATGCAGGAGATTCTGGCCCGGCCCATCCCTATCCTGCCGCCGCGCCGCCGCCTGACCTTCCTCTTGGACAACCAGGAGCGGTTCCAGAACGCTCACCTGCCCCGCGTCTACACCTTCACGGTGAACGCAGACGGTCCTGAAGGGAAGGTGGAGACGGCCCAGTACACCGCCGACCTCGACGCGGTGAAGTGGGTCATGCTCGAAGACCGGCCCACCAAGCATCTGGAAGACAAGCTGGTCAAGATTGAGAAAGCGGTACATGCGCTGGGCCCGGGCAATCGTCGGTCATTCCCTCCAAGAACACTACCTGCGCCTGTGCGGCAGCAGCGATCGGGCTCTGGCGACACAGAGTGAGATGGGCCTAGATGAGTAAGTCCGAAGTCTTCAGGGTGCAAAGGCGCGAGGGCCTCGTTGTTTGTGTGTGACGACAAACCTCAAGGCCCTCGCGACAGCACTCTACGTGAAGATCGATGACTGTCTGGCAGGATCGCGGCGCTCAGGACGCCCGCCCCGACTGTCGGACGCCGAACTGCTGACGCTGGCGGTCATGCAGGCACTGCTCGGCTTCGTCTCCGAGGCCAGATGGCTGCGCTACACCCGCACCCACCTGTCGGCCGAGTTCCCCTACCTGCCCGGCCAGTCCGGCTACAACAAACGCCTACGCGCCGCGAACACCCTGATCAGCCGCTTCATCCGCACACTGGCCCGCGACAGCGACCTGTGGCACGACGACGTGTGGGTCGTGGACTCCACACCGGTGGAATGCGCCCGCTCCCGCCCGACGGCCAAACGCTCCGACCTGGCCGGATGGGCCGGCTACGGCTACTGCCCCTCGCACTCACGGTTCTTCTGGGGCCTGCGTCTGCACCTGATGTGCACCCCCGGCGGACTGCCCATCGCCTGGGCTCTGGCCAACCCCAAGGTCGACGAACGCGAAGTCCTGGCCGACATGCTCACCCGCGACCCCGACCTGCCGGCCACCCACCCCGGGCAGACCATCATCGGCGACAAGGGCTACGTCTCCCACCAGCTCGACGCCCACCTGGCGCAGCTGGGCCTGACCCTGATCAGACCCAGCTACCGCAACCGCAAACCCCGCCCCGACGAGCACCTGCTCAAGCCGATCCGGCAGCTCATCGAGTCCGTCAACGACACCCTCAAAGGCCAACTCGACCTCGAACGCCACGGCGCCAGAACACCAGAAGGAGTCCTGGCCCGCATCGGCCAACGCATCCTCGCCCTGACCACCGCCATCTGGCACAACCGCAACACCGGAAGCCCCATCACCAGATCACTGATCGCCTACGACCACTAACCCCCAGACTTCGGACTTACTCGTCTAGGCCGAGCAGTCAGGCGCTGCAGCCCGCGCCAGCGTCTTATCCATCCGCGCACACTGCCTGGTCACCGGCCTCCAGGGGGCGGGCTCGTTGCGTACCTGACGCACAACCTGTAAGTACCCGTTGCCCCCGCCAAGTTCGCGCACGCCTTGGCCACCGGCCGCGGCCCTACGCGGACCCGGCCGCCCGGCAGGCCGCCGCGGACCTCTTGCCGCGCCCGGTGCTCACCCACGGCGCGTTGCTGGCCGCCCTCGCCGGCCTCCAGCCCGGCGCCGACGTCGACCAGCTGGCGTTCGCCAGCCGCCTCGCCCCTGCCGACCCGCAGGCCGCCGCGGACTTGGTCGCGTTCCTCACCAGCGCCTCGGACCCGGTGTCACGCTGACGCAGTGTGAGCGTGACACCGTCCGGACGGGGGCCCCGCAGCGCGTGACACCCCCGGGCCCGACCGTCGCACCGGCTAAGTCGCAGCTCAAAGCCGGTTCGGCGTCGCGCTGTACCGGCTCTCCTCGCGGGGCAGAGGGGCGCAACGCGCTTCGTACACCTGCTCCCCGGGGCGTCTCAGGGGCCGATCCGAGGACCCCTCGGCCGGAGCGTGACAGTGTCACGCTCACCGAACGTGAACACCTCGGGGCAGGGCGATGCTCGCGGGTCGCGGGCTTCGTCGGCAGCGACGGCCCGGTTGCCTGCCGCTCCCACGCCACCTCAGCCCGGAGCCTGCCGCCCCGTAACCGTTCCGGGGCGGGCTCGTTGAGCACCGCGGACCCCCCACGATGAGCCCGGTGCCGGCGCCCCACGGCGGCCCGGGCTTCGTGCTACGCCCGGGCTCCTGCAAGGCGGCCCGGGCGGCGCCGCGGCGGCGCTACCGTGGATCCACCACAGTCCTTGGGAGTCGAAGATGAGCGACGACGCCTCGCAGCGGGCCACCGCGCCTGCCCGTCAGCCCCTCGATGAGCACGCCGCCGCATCGGCGCTCGCGTACGCGGCCGCGGAGCGGGCCAAGACCGACGTCCTGGCCTCGGTGCTCGAGGACATCGCCGCCAACGGCTACCCCTCGCCCGAGTCCGGCATCGCGTGGGAGACCGCCCGCGACAACCACCTCGCCCGCCTCGCCGGCGAGCAGCCCCGTGTCGCCTGACCACGCCCCGCGCCGCTCGCGCGTCGTCCTGGTCGAGCCCGCGCTCACCCAGCTGAGCAAGCTCACCGCGAGCGAGACGCACCGCCTGGACCGCGCGATCGTCGCCATCAGCGTCAACCCGGAGCTGGGCACCGAAGTACCCGGCACCCTGCTGCGCGACTACTCCGACGAGATCGACGGGGTCCGCGTGATCTTCTATGTCACCGCGTTGCAGACCATCACGATCGTCGCGTACATCGAGGCGTAGCCCGCGAAGGAGAGCAGGGTGCAATCCCTCTTAGACATCGTTTCTTATGGTCGGCCCCACCCCCTTCCAGGCGGGGATACTGCTTTCAGTGCTGTTGACATGGATCGCTGAGGTGGCCGAAGAGCCGCTTGCATTGGAGCCGGGTAACCGGCGGGTGGAGTGGGAGACGAACACCTGGTCGCTGGGTGCAGGTGACGAGGACGGGCGGCCGTTGTCCGCTGCCGAGGTGGTCGCTGCCTTCGAACAGACTGCTGCCGGCATCCGGGAACGCATTCGCGAGCTGGGCTTCTCCGGAGTGGCGACGTTCTATGTGTGGCACGACGGGCAGGCCGGGCAGCTCCGGTGCTCGACCGGCTCCGTTCCTCCGGAGGAGTTGCCGTTCGACGGCACCTACAGGGTTGCCGACCAACTTGGTCCGATCGTGGAGGGTTTCCTGGCCGACAACATGCCAGGGGTCGTCGCCTGGCCGGAGCTGGACGAGGCGGACGGCCACTTGGAGCAGGTCATGACGGAGCCTGAGATCGCGCCCTTGCGTGTCTGGACCAGCAGCGTTGGAACCTCACACTGAATGCCCTTGCGCATCTAGGCGGGCGAGTCGGCGGTGGCCGATGAGGATTGCGGCTATGCCGACGAAGGCGAGGAAGTGCTCGGCCTTGCGTTCGTAGCGGCGGTGGAGCCGTCGGCAGCCGGCCAGCCAGGAGACGGTTCTCTCCACGACCCAGCGGTGTCGGCCCAGCCGTTGTGAGGACTCGATGCCTTTGCGGGCGATGCGGGGGCGGATGCCGCGCTCGCGGAGCCATCGGCGCAGGTGGTCGTAGTCGTAGCCCTTGTCGGCGTGCAGTTTCGCCGGCTTCCGTCGCCGGGGCCCGCAGCGGGAGCGGATGGGCGTGATGCCTCGCACGAGCGGCTCCAGGCCCTGGCTGTCGTGCATGTTCGCGCCGGAAATCCCCAGGGACAGGGGCAGCCCGTTCCGGTCGGTGATCAGGTGGATCTTCGATCCGAGTTTGCCGCGGTCGGTCGGATTCGGTCCCGTCAAAGGCCCCCTTTTGTCGCCCGCAGACTGACCGAGTCGATAGCGCACCGCGACCAGTCCAACTCGCCCCGCGCCCCGAGCTCGTCGAGGATCACGCGATACAACCGCGCCCAGACCCGCTCCCGGCTCCACTGGGCGAACCGCCGGTAGACCGTCTGCCAGGCCGGCCCGAACACCGGCGGCAACTGCCGCCACGTGCAGCCCGACGTCGCCACGAAGATGATCGCAGCCAGAGCCTCGCGGTCACCAGCCCGGCGTCGGCCGCCGCCCTGCGGACGTATCACCTCAGTCGGTGGCACCACCCGCCGGAACAACACCCACAACTCGTCCGGCACCAACCGCTCAACCAGATCCGTCATGCACGGAACAACGAACGATCGCGCCATAAGAAACGAAGTCTTAGGACGACTGGTTGCCTCGGCCGCGCTCCCACCGCGACCTACCGGTCTGCGCTCGCTCAGGGGCGGCCTGGGCAGATGGTCTTCGGAGGCGACCGGCGAACTGAGTCGTGACCGGCTGTTTCCCCGGTTAGCTCTGTTCGTCCCTCTCGTTGCCGCTGTCCCGTTCGCTTTCTGGGCCTGCGGTCTCATCTTTATCGCTGGGTGCGGTGTCACCCGCATCCTCGTGAGCGTGACCTTCGATGTCGTATTTTGGGAGACGGTATGTCGGGCGGTTGCTCTCCATGGTGTCTCGCAAGGTGCGGTAGAGCGAGCTGTAATCAATTTTGGGGGCGAGGGAGCTAAGGTCCAGGTTGCGCATGGCGGACTGCGCGGCAATCTTTCTGAGGGCGTCGATGTATTCAGGTGACCAAGCCCAGTTGGATGTCAATTGGTCAGAAACTTTGGTCCACTTCTGGCGGAGTGAATCCTTCATTCGCGCAAGAGTGGTTGCGCATCGCTTGTCTTCGAGATCGGGGAGAGAGGGCACGCCGGATGACAAAAGCGTGGGCTCTCTCTTCTCACTGTTTGCTGAAAAAAGAATCTTAGTCGCCCAGGTGCAGGCAACCCTGTCTATCAGGCTGCGTTCACCGGTGAAGGTCGGGCCGAAAAGTAGCCACTCGGCTTTCGCCGTGTACCAGACATCGTGGCCGATCTCGTGGCCCTCCACGGCGGAGACACTCAACAATTCGACGTCGGGGGCGAGGAGCCAGGTGCTCCATTGAACCGGCGCGGACGTGCTGTCAATCCCGATAAATGGGTGCGGCGACTCCATCCCAAGGGCGGCCTGTGCGATCTCATCCCGTATCTCGATAGAACTCAGGAGTGCTTCGGCAGTGGCAAGCGCGGTCTCGCCGGAGACGGCTTTGGTGAAGGTGCGTACGACTGCGTCGAAGTCTTTGAGGCGACTGAGGCGGATTTCCATGCCGCGCAAATCCTCGTTCATTGGGAAGGGGTAGTCGGTGCCGTTCCCAAAATCATGGTGGTTATCTGTGACAAAGCAGGCGTGCTCGTCGGGGTTCGCGCGCAGGTACTCAAGGATGGAAAACCAGATCGCTACGTCTCGCCCGCCTTCCGCACGTTCATTCTGCTTCGCGGGCGGTAGTGCCATAGCTTCGCGGGCGAGAGCCATGCGGGCAGCATCTCCGCTGGTCTCGATCACCTCGAAAATCTCACTGTATTGTGTTCGCCAGTGATCCTGGAGGCGCTTCAGCGCGAGTTCCTCCACATGCGCGTCCAACTTCCAGGCAGTAGCTGCCTGCAGCTCCGTTATTGCCTTTTCTGCTTTCTGATGCCGTGACAGGTAGATCTTTGCTTGGTGGGCAACTAGTTCCTCAAGCACCATCCACGGCACAGCGACCCGATGTTTCCCCGACTTCCGGAGCTTCCGGATGATGTCGGCTCTGTCGCTCGTGGGATTGAGCCGGTTCACGGCATTCGTATCGAAGATGATCAGAGATCCACTCTCGGTCATCTCAGCATCCCCCCTTGATCGCCCCGCGCTATGCAGGACGGCGCCTGGCCCCCAACCGGGGCGTCAGCGACGACCCTATGCCCATTCCAGCCCCAGTCCGGCGAGCTGCTCCCGAGTGCGCGTTGCCCGCCTGGACTTCGTGTTGGAGATCCAGACGTCCAGCTTCACCGTCACCCGCCGATGACCTGCGAATAGGGCAGGCCCGGACCGGGTTCAGGGCGCCGGGACGGGAAGGATTCCGCGGATGCCCGGCTGAGGGCCGTAGGGGGTGGGCTTCGGCTCCATCCGCACGCCGGTGCGCAGCGCCTTCGCCGATCTGCGGTAGCCCTGGAGCGGGCCGTGGCAGATGAGCCCGGCGGGTACCGGCGTCGGAGGAAGCTGAGGGTTCACCGAGCTGATGCCCAGGGCGGCGGGCGGGTCCTGCGCGGAGCGGGTGATGGAGAACCACCTGGTGCTGGCGCGGCGGTGCACCGCTTTCCGGTGCATCCGGGGTGTTCCTCGCATCGTGTCGGAATTCCGTACCGGCGGGGTCAACTCCCGCACTACGATGCGCGGATGAGCGAGTTGGCGCCGGCCGTGCGGCGCACCCTGTATCAGCGCGGTCCGCTGCGCCGCGCGCTGCTGGACACGTCGGTGTTGACCACGGACATCATCGCGGCCACCCGGCGGTCTTCGCCGTCGTTGTTCGTCGCCGGGGCGCGTGCGGGGACTGTGCGGTGCCTGATCCCGGTGCACGTGTGGGAAGAAGTACCGCGGGTCTTGGCCGACCGGCACCGCGAGGGGGGCCGCTTCGACCTGGGGCTCGCACTGGAGCTGTGGCAGTCGCGGTATGCGCCGGTCCTCTACGTCGTGGACGCCGTCGGCTGAGGGCCGCGGCGGAGATGTGGGCACCGGGCAGGTGGCCGGGGAACAGCCAGCCGGCACTCGTGTTCACGGCCCAGCCCTGGGGAGCGGGGCGGTCGGCCAGGGTGGTCAAGAGGTCGGCCAGGGTGGTGGGGAGCGGGATCGGGGTCCTGCCCAAAGTGAGGAACGTCGTCCCGTCTCCGGTGGTCAGGGCGGTGGTGGGCAGGGCAGCGATCCGGGTGAGGTGTTGGCCGAACAGCAGGAGGATCGCGCCGGCGGCCCGGACGTCGAGGTCGAGGCGGGTGTCGGTGAGGCACTGGTGGAGGAGGTCCCAGTGGGAGTCCTCGTCCAGGCCGACCGGGTCGGCCTTCGGGCGGTGCGGCACGAGGAGGTCGCGGGCGTGGTGGCGGCGGTGGGCCCAGACGACGAAGTCACGGACTTCGTAGCGTGTTCCTGGGTTGGCCGCGAGCCAGGTGTCGAGGCGGCCTTGGTCGAGAGTGGCGATGGTCAGGCCGTGGCCGGCGATGGTGGTGAGGAGTTCAGCGGCGAGATTGATGCGGGTGTAGGCCCAGCGGATCCGGTGCTTGACCCCGCCGGCCCGGACGGCCTGGTGGCGTTTGGCACGGGGCAGCAGGGACCAGCGGACGTAGGCGCGGAGCAGGGCTCCGTGCTCGGGATGCCGGGCGACGGTCCGCTCCAGGTGCCGGACGATCCGCACCGCGAGTTCGTCCCGGGGCTCCAGAACCTGGTAGGCGATCAGCAGGCCGCGCAGGTACTCGGCGGTCATCGCCGTGCCACGGCCGTCGATCGTGGCATCGAGGTCGGTGTGGGAGGGCGGGCGGCCGGTGGCCATGAGGTCGCGCAGGAGGCGGGCAGACCGGGAGCCGCGCAGCCAGTTCAGGACCGTTCCCGCATCCGGAGCCTCGGCCAGCGCCGTCCGCATCGCCGCGAGCGGCCTGGTGCCCACCGCTTCGGGCACGTCGGTGAACAGCTCCTCCAGGTGGTCGGCGACGGCGCAGCGGTCGCAGAGTCGGCCGACCTTGTAGGAGCGCGGTCCGGCGCAGCGTTCGCAGGCGTAGGGGTCGGGGACGCCGGCGCAGGGCCCGCAGACCCGGCGGTGCTCGGCGCGACCGATCAGTACCCGGGCCCGGTCACAGTCCGGGCAGGGCATGGGGTGGCTGCGGGCGGTCCGGTAGCAGGGGGTGCAGACGGGGCCGAGCGGCCATCGTGCGGTCACGGGGGCGGTGGTGTGGCAGAGCGCGCATGGGGTCGCCGGCCGGGGGCGGCAGTTCGAGCAGGGGTCCAGTTCGGCCGGTTTACCGCAGGCCGAGCAGGTGCGGGTCGCCGCGGCCTGCCGGCGGCGGCAGGCCGCGCAGGTGTTCCGGCTCGGTCGCGGTCCGATGGTTCCGCAGACCGTGCAGGCGCCGACGTTGCCGCGGTTGGCGAGGATCCCTTCGCAACCGAGACAGACCCGGCCGCCCGGGACGGCCCGGCGCAGCGGCCGGACGCGTCCGCAGCGCAGGCAGGCCGGGGCCCGCACTCCGGTGACCCCGTGGTCGGCCAGGGTGGTGATGAGGGCCTGGACGGAACGGGGTGCGGTGGATGCTCCGCTGACCAGGGCGTCGGGGTGGACGATGAGGTGGGCCCGGATGCGGCCGCGGGCTGCCGGGGTCAGGTCGGCGACGATCCGGGCCGCATCCGGATCGGCAAGGTCGGGGAGGGAGGCTGTCATCAGGCGGGCGAGTTCCCGCCAGGTGTCCGGGGCAGAGGCAGGGGCCATCATCGGTCTCCCGGCCGGGTCAGGCGTACGCGGCGAGCCGGCGGAGCCTTCGCGACGGCGGTGGTCTCGCCGGTCGCGGTCGGCTTGGCGACCTGGACGTGGGTCTCGGTGACGGTGATCAGGTCTGCCGGGGTGACGTGGAGAATCGAGCAGAGCGCGGCCAGCACATCCATCGACAGCCTCTGCGGGACCTGGGCGACGAGACGGTAGACCTGCTCGCGGGAGAGATGGACCCCGTGCTCGGCCAGGGCCGGGATCAGATCGGTGGTCTGGAACATGTCCCGCTCGGCCATCAGCCGGCGCAGGTTCCACACGATCCCCATGCGCTTCACCACGACAGCACCCCCTCCTCCTTCGAGCCGGGCTCCAGCCGTCGCCGCAGCGCGCTCTCGATCAGC from Actinacidiphila sp. DG2A-62 includes:
- a CDS encoding IS5 family transposase (programmed frameshift), whose amino-acid sequence is MTDLVERLVPDELWVLFRRVVPPTEVIRPQGGGRRRAGDREALAAIIFVATSGCTWRQLPPVFGPAWQTVYRRFAQWSRERVWARLYRVILDELGARGELDWSRCAIDSVSLRATKGGPLTGPNPTDRGKLGSKIHLITDRNGLPLSLGISGANMHDSQGLEPLVRGITPIRSRCGPRRRKPAKLHADKGYDYDHLRRWLRERGIRPRIARKGIESSQRLGRHRWVVERTVSWLAGCRRLHRRYERKAEHFLAFVGIAAILIGHRRLARLDAQGHSV
- the tpg gene encoding telomere-protecting terminal protein Tpg, with amino-acid sequence MGEFEDALARAAASTATRPIPKSAGARMRFLLRAEKGSTAAVAARLGVTQRTVERYLKGTLRRPRKDLAARLEREVRRDWQPRVQQRAKKHAASRGGIVIETRARFGFTAAPGSTDDGRIRRITQHLPPLYASRLFDAQAAGATEQQLQNIAAEGLQEIYFKDRGRRAQGLEVEFTDIDYIELEF
- a CDS encoding PIN domain-containing protein → MTESGSLIIFDTNAVNRLNPTSDRADIIRKLRKSGKHRVAVPWMVLEELVAHQAKIYLSRHQKAEKAITELQAATAWKLDAHVEELALKRLQDHWRTQYSEIFEVIETSGDAARMALAREAMALPPAKQNERAEGGRDVAIWFSILEYLRANPDEHACFVTDNHHDFGNGTDYPFPMNEDLRGMEIRLSRLKDFDAVVRTFTKAVSGETALATAEALLSSIEIRDEIAQAALGMESPHPFIGIDSTSAPVQWSTWLLAPDVELLSVSAVEGHEIGHDVWYTAKAEWLLFGPTFTGERSLIDRVACTWATKILFSANSEKREPTLLSSGVPSLPDLEDKRCATTLARMKDSLRQKWTKVSDQLTSNWAWSPEYIDALRKIAAQSAMRNLDLSSLAPKIDYSSLYRTLRDTMESNRPTYRLPKYDIEGHAHEDAGDTAPSDKDETAGPESERDSGNERDEQS
- a CDS encoding IS982 family transposase, whose protein sequence is MTAEELNTLLTALYVLIDDHLPKTRWLGRPPRLSDSELVCLSVAQVLLGFHSEARWIRFAHAHLRPMFPHPPQRPAYNKRLRAARPQIQQAIRLLARHSDLWQDPVWITDSTPVECGRSRDTVRRSALAGWAGWAGYGYCASHSRWFWGLRLHLVCTPAGLPITWALATPKVDEREVLAALIENEPDLGRERPGLLILADKGYVSAELDRFLDQYDIALLRPSYRNRRPRPGKALLKPIRQLIESVNDTLKGQLGLEQHGGRTIEGVTARVGQRILAMTCAIWHNRTTGQPITRSLIAYDH
- a CDS encoding helix-turn-helix domain-containing protein, with product MVKRMGIVWNLRRLMAERDMFQTTDLIPALAEHGVHLSREQVYRLVAQVPQRLSMDVLAALCSILHVTPADLITVTETHVQVAKPTATGETTAVAKAPPARRVRLTRPGDR
- a CDS encoding IS982 family transposase: MTTNLKALATALYVKIDDCLAGSRRSGRPPRLSDAELLTLAVMQALLGFVSEARWLRYTRTHLSAEFPYLPGQSGYNKRLRAANTLISRFIRTLARDSDLWHDDVWVVDSTPVECARSRPTAKRSDLAGWAGYGYCPSHSRFFWGLRLHLMCTPGGLPIAWALANPKVDEREVLADMLTRDPDLPATHPGQTIIGDKGYVSHQLDAHLAQLGLTLIRPSYRNRKPRPDEHLLKPIRQLIESVNDTLKGQLDLERHGARTPEGVLARIGQRILALTTAIWHNRNTGSPITRSLIAYDH
- the tpg gene encoding telomere-protecting terminal protein Tpg, encoding MTRTKGSTAAVAARLGVSAAPRLRRTVQRYAAGKLRRPQKALQATLAEETARDWQPGVRARVREQASSSGGLRITTRARFGFRAALGSTDDPRPRLIS